The Apostichopus japonicus isolate 1M-3 chromosome 6, ASM3797524v1, whole genome shotgun sequence genome contains a region encoding:
- the LOC139969255 gene encoding uncharacterized protein, which translates to MENTFDLTINHVGNANNNNAVLLQDIVKEEKIPIMHRSKMTIGITDDVTKTLHRNWRKSLLKPEKEDLNGKRALDSFPLDQRKPIANAVESEEERGRGESIAKPVIKVSHEDPLQSSFGYNSSFRKDLKEAYHLLDETQPEGLKDKIKRNLFSFISTDRQPKLSVYCKCIEKLASRSYTDQSEEVSSPYYMTSFLDTAGKLFVQLFGCDIPDDT; encoded by the exons ATGGAAAATACCTTTG ATTTAACAATCAATCATGTTGGTAATGCCAACAATAACAACGCTGTGCTCCTTCAAGACATCGTCAAGGAGGAGAAAATTCCTATCATGCATCGCTCCAAGATGACGATTGGAATTACCGATGACGTCACGAAGACGTTACATCGAAATTGGAGAAAGTCTCTGCTAAAGCCAGAAAAAGAAGACCTTAACGGAAAGAGGGCGCTTGACTCTTTTCCACTTGATCAACGCAAACCGATAGCAAACGCCGTTGAAAGTGAAGAAGAACGCGGACGTGGCGAATCCATCGCAAAGCCAGTCATCAAAGTCAGTCACGAAGATCCCTTGCAAAGTTCTTTTGGGTACAACAGCTCATTCAGAAAGGATCTGAAAGAGGCTTACCATCTCCTTGATGAGACACAACCTGAAGGGCTCAAAGATAAGATTAAGAGGAACCTGTTCAGCTTCATTAGTACAGACCGTCAGCCGAAATTGAGCGTGTACTGTAAGTGCATTGAAAAACTCGCCAGTAGGAGCTACACTGACCAATCAGAAGAAGTGTCTAGTCCTTACTACATGACGTCATTCCTTGATACCGCTGGAAAGTTATTTGTTCAACTCTTTGGATGCGATATTCCTGATGACACatga
- the LOC139969175 gene encoding carboxypeptidase E-like: MRVFCSLLGVFSLVLATSSDGGFSVEDHDWVYQDHDQMTQILHDVNADCPEITRVYSLSIPSVEGRELIAIEISSNPGVHEVGEPEFKYVGNMHGNEAVGRQLLLTLPEYFCKEYKNGNKRIQWLVNNTRIHILPTMNPDGFAKALKQLKEESTNDWLVGRTNANDKDLNRNFPDLDRVLFGDKRNCFNFDHTRRHGPNNHIEAVTGRLKLEPETEAVIEWLQEYPFVLSANLHGGDIVANYPYDDSCTGKKGFSVSPDNDVFRFLALSYSQWHPVMSQQGNKAACTDMGSQLFPDGITNGAEWYPLSGGMQDYNYLHTNTFELTIELSCVKMPPESELQQYWLDNLNSLLHYIRMTHIGIKGIVVDEEGNGIPNANINVAGIDHDITTALDGDYWRLLTSGAYRVTASADGYSSETKTCYVAEMETASICNFELRPSNEIPKTVKGFDERLENLLNQL, translated from the exons ATGAGGGTTTTCTGCTCTCTATTGGGGGTATTCTCCCTGGTTTTGGCAACCTCCAGTGATGGTGGATTTTCAGTAGAAGATCATGATTGGGTTTACCAAGATCATGATCAAATGACACAGATCCTACACGATGTCAATGCAGATTGTCCAGAAATTACGCGAGTGTACAGCCTTTCTATACCGAGCGTAGAAGGGAGGGAACTCATAGCTATCGAGATATCCAGCAATCCAGGGGTTCATGAAGTTG GTGAACCAGAGTTTAAATATGTCGGCAACATGCATGGAAACGAAGCCGTGGGTCGTCAGCTGCTACTCACGCTGCCCGAGTATTTCTGCAAGGAGTACAAGAATGGTAACAAGCGGATACAGTGGCTGGTCAATAACACCCGCATCCACATCCTCCCGACCATGAATCCGGACGGATTCGCAAAGGCTCTCAAACAG TTAAAAGAAGAATCGACTaatgattggttggttggtcGCACAAATGCTAACGACAAAGATCTGAATAGAAACTTTCCTGACTTGGATAGAGTTTTATTTGGAGACAAACGGAACTGCTTTAATTTTGACCACACCCGTAGACACGGACCTAACAACCACATCGAAGCAGTTACCGGCAGATTGAAG CTTGAACCTGAAACAGAAGCAGTTATAGAGTGGCTGCAGGAGTACCCGTTTGTTCTATCAGCAAACTTGCACGGTGGTGACATCGTAGCCAACTACCCCTACGATGATAGCTGCACTGGGAAGAAGGGCTTTTCGGTGTCGCCCGACAACGACGTATTCCGCTTCCTGGCACTGAGCTACTCCCAGTGGCATCCGGTCATGTCACAGCAAGGCAACAAGGCGGCCTGCACTGACATGGGCTCACAGCTGTTCCCAGATGGCATCACTAATGGAGCAGAATGGTATCCATTAAGTGGCG GTATGCAAGATTACAACTACCTCCACACCAATACCTTCGAGCTGACCATAGAGTTGAGCTGCGTGAAGATGCCTCCCGAGAGTGAACTCCAACAGTACTGGTTGGATAACTTGAACTCACTGCTGCATTACATCAGAATG ACTCACATCGGTATCAAGGGCATTGTAGTCGATGAAGAAGGCAACGGCATTCCGAACGCAAACATTAATGTCGCGGGCATAGATCATGACATCACCACTG CACTCGACGGCGATTACTGGCGTCTCCTGACCAGCGGTGCCTACAGGGTCACCGCATCCGCGGATGGCTACAGCTCCGAGACCAAAACCTGCTATGTTGCCGAGATGGAGACTGCATCCATCTGCAACTTTGAGCTTCGTCCCAGCAACGAAATCCCCAAGACTGTCAAGGGGTTCGACGAGCGACTGGAGAATCTGCTAAACCAACTCTAG